In one window of Vespa crabro chromosome 6, iyVesCrab1.2, whole genome shotgun sequence DNA:
- the LOC124425130 gene encoding F-box/LRR-repeat protein 14 produces MEESQLLMTELPALTPSRGTTLLHRPGHFYHLHQPHLAIPSAQSQTSQAILHNSSSAPHYNSGATSLPAYVQGISSRQLPHVPRNVASASTHISSLYPEILALIFSYLDVRDKGRAAQVCTAWRDAAYYRSVWRGVEARLHLRKQAPALFASLVRRGVKKVQVLSLRRGLSDVLKGVPNLEALNLSGCYNITDSGLTNAFCQEYPALTELNLSLCKQVTDASLGRIAQYLKNLEHLELGGCCNITNTGLLLIAWGLKRLRRLDLRSCWHVSDQGIAHLAGLNRETADGNLALEHLSLQDCQRLSDEALRHVSIGLTTLKSINLSFCVCITDSGVKHLARMSSLRELNLRSCDNISDIGMAYLAEGGSRISSLDVSFCDKIGDQALVHISQGLFNLKSLSLSACQISDEGICKIAKTLHDLETLNIGQCSRLTDKGLHTIAESMKHLKCIDLYGCTRITTNGLERIMKLPQLSTLNLGLWHVR; encoded by the coding sequence ATGGAGGAAAGTCAGCTGTTGATGACGGAACTTCCGGCATTAACGCCGAGCCGCGGCACGACGCTGTTGCATCGTCCCGGTCACTTTTATCATTTGCATCAGCCGCACTTGGCGATACCGAGCGCTCAGAGCCAAACGAGCCAGGCGATACTCCATAACTCGTCGAGCGCGCCGCATTACAATAGCGGGGCGACCAGTTTGCCGGCGTACGTTCAAGGTATATCCTCGAGACAGCTGCCTCACGTACCGCGTAACGTCGCCTCGGCCAGCACGCATATATCCTCCCTCTATCCGGAGATATTGGCGTTGATCTTTAGTTACTTGGATGTTAGGGACAAGGGTAGGGCGGCACAGGTGTGCACCGCATGGAGAGACGCCGCTTATTACCGATCGGTCTGGCGAGGGGTCGAGGCTAGGTTACACCTGAGGAAACAGGCACCGGCGTTGTTCGCCAGCCTTGTAAGGAGAGGAGTTAAAAAGGTACAAGTGTTGTCCTTGAGGAGAGGCCTCAGCGACGTATTGAAGGGCGTACCAAATCTCGAGGCGCTCAATCTATCCGGTTGTTACAACATCACCGATTCCGGCCTGACCAATGCCTTCTGCCAAGAATATCCGGCATTGACCGAACTCAATCTTTCCCTCTGCAAGCAGGTGACCGACGCGTCCCTCGGCAGGATAGCCCAATACCTTAAGAATCTCGAACACTTGGAGCTCGGCGGTTGTTGCAACATAACCAATACCGGTCTGCTCCTGATCGCGTGGGGTCTTAAGAGATTGAGAAGGCTAGATTTGCGAAGCTGCTGGCACGTGTCCGATCAAGGTATCGCCCATTTGGCCGGACTCAATAGGGAAACGGCCGACGGGAATCTCGCGTTGGAACACCTAAGTCTCCAGGATTGTCAGAGGCTCAGCGACGAGGCGCTCAGGCACGTATCGATCGGCTTGACCACCCTCAAGTCGATAAATCTCTCCTTTTGCGTCTGCATCACCGATTCCGGGGTGAAGCATCTAGCGAGAATGTCGAGCCTACGTGAACTCAATCTTAGATCCTGCGACAACATCTCGGACATCGGTATGGCCTATCTCGCCGAAGGTGGAAGTAGGATATCGTCCTTAGACGTATCGTTTTGCGACAAAATCGGCGATCAAGCACTCGTACATATTTCCCAGGGTCTCTTCAATCTAAAATCCCTATCGTTATCCGCTTGTCAGATTAGCGACGAGGGTATATGCAAGATCGCGAAGACTCTACACGACCTAGAGACTTTGAATATCGGTCAGTGTAGTAGGTTGACGGACAAGGGACTTCATACCATCGCCGAGAGCATGAAGCACCTTAAGTGCATCGATCTCTACGGATGCACGAGGATAACGACCAATGGCCTGGAGAGGATTATGAAACTACCGCAGCTGAGTACCTTGAATCTTGGTCTCTGGCACGTGCGGTGA
- the LOC124425132 gene encoding 60S ribosomal protein L27a → MSTHKKKTRKLRGHVSHGHGRIGKHRKHPGGRGNAGGLHHHRINFDKYHPGYFGKLGMRNYHLRRNTKWCPTLNLDKLWTLIPEHRRLQYKQTQDKAPVIDLVKAGYYKLLGKGRLPKQPVIVKAKFFSKLAEDKIKAVGGACILSA, encoded by the exons ATG tcaaCACATAAGAAAAAGACGAGGAAGCTGCGTGGTCATGTCAGTCATGGACATGGACGGATAG GCAAACATAGAAAACATCCTGGTGGTCGTGGTAACGCTGGTGGTCTGCACCATCATCGTATTAACTTTGACAAATATCATCCAGGTTATTTTGGAAAG CTTGGTATGAGAAACTATCATTTACGTCGTAACACTAAATGGTGTCCAACATTGAATTTAGACAAATTGTGGACATTAATACCTGAACATAGAAGATTGCAATATAAGCAGACGCAAGACAAAGCACCTGTTATCGATTTGGTTAAAGCG ggATATTACAAACTCTTGGGAAAAGGTCGTCTGCCTAAACAACCTGTTATCGTAAAGGCTAAATTCTTCAGTAAATTGGCAGAAGATAAGATCAAGGCAGTCGGTGGTGCATGCATTCTTTCCGCATAa
- the LOC124425131 gene encoding splicing factor 3A subunit 2, giving the protein MDFQNRPGGKTGGGGVASWSESNRDRRERLRQLALETIDLNKDPYFMKNHLGSYECKLCLTLHNNEGSYLAHTQGKKHQANLARRAAKEAKEAPQTLAPEKPRVEPKKFVKIGRPGYRVTKQRDPESGQQSLLFQVDYPEVADNVIPRHRFMSAYEQRVEPPDRKWQYLLFAAEPYETIAFKVPSREVEKAEGKFWTHWNKDTKQFFLQFAFKNEKPSVGKVPPPPVPLIRPGLPPMVPVPPPPRPPMFNPVPPPPALLASGMQIPPPPPHIA; this is encoded by the exons ATGGATTTCCAAAATCGACCCGGTGGAAAAACAGGAGGTGGTGGTGTAGCATCATGGTCGGAGAGTAACAGAGATCGACGAGAGAGGTTAAGGCAATTAGCTTTAGAAACCATCGATCTCAACAAGGATCcgtattttatgaaaaatcatTTAGGCTCTTACGAGTGTAAACTTTGTCTTACGTTACACAACAACGAAGGAAGTTATTTGGCTCATACTCAAGGAAAGAAACATCAAGCTAATTTAGCAAGAAGAGCAGCCAAAGAGGCAAAGGAAGCACCCCAAACTCTTGCACCGGAAAAGCCAAGAGTTGAACCTAAAAAGTTTGTTAAAATTGGACGACCTGGTTATAGGGTGACCAAACAAAGAGATCCAGAATCAGGACAGCAAAGTCTCCTGTTTCAAGTTGATTATCCTGAGGTTGCAGACAATGTCATTCCTCGTCATAGATTCATGTCTGCTTATGAACAAAGAGTTGAACCGCCAGACCGCAAAtggcaatatttattatttgctgCAGAGCCCTATGAAACGATTGCTTTTAAG GTGCCAAGcagagaagtagaaaaagcaGAAGGGAAATTTTGGACTCATTGGAACAAAGATACCAAACaattctttttacaatttGCATTTAAGAACGAAAAGCCATCCGTTGGCAAAGTTCCACCACCACCAGTACCATTAATTCGACCAGGATTACCACCGATGGTACCTGTACCTCCTCCCCCTAGACCTCCAATGTTCAATCCAGTTCCACCTCCTCCTGCATTGTTGGCATCGGGAATGCAAATTCCACCTCCTCCGCCTCATATAgcttaa